One Deltaproteobacteria bacterium genomic window, GCCGACAGCGTCACGGCCGAGGACCTCGCCGAGCGCAAGGCCCGGCTCCGGGCGATCTACCCGGACCTGGCCGTCGTCGGCTACGTCAACACCACCGCCGACGTGAAGGCCGAGTGCGACGCCTGCTGCACCTCGTCCAACGCCGTGCGGGTGGTCGAGGGCTTGCCGAGCGAGCACATCCTGTTCGTGCCCGATCAGAACCTCGCCGCGTACGTCCAGTCGCAGACGCGGAAGTCGATCATCGCGTGGGACGGGAACTGCTACGTCCACCATCAGATCACGCCCGAGCAGATCAGCGCGGTGAAGGCAGCGCTGCCCCATGTGCAGGTGCTCGCGCATCCCGAGTGCCGCCGGGACGTTCTCGCACTCGCCGACGCCGTGCTCAGCACGAGCGGCATGGTCCGCTATGCGCGCGAGAGCGAGGCACGCGAGTTCCTCGTCGTCACCGAGTGTGGGCTCTCGGATCGTCTGCTGCTGGAGGTACCGGGCAAGAAGTTCTACAAGAGCTGCAAGCTCTGCCACTACATGAAGATGATCACGCTCGAGGGAACGCGCGACGCGCTGCGGGATCTCGAGCCCGAGATCGTGCTCGCCGAGGACGTGCGGGTGCGGGCGGCGCGGGCGCTCGAGCGGATGTTCGAGCTCGGCGGATGACCGCGCTGCCGGCGTCGGCCGCCGCGCCGGTCGTCGCGGTCGATGTCGCGGTCTTCACGGTCCTCGACGGCGCGCTCCACGTGCTCCTCGTCAAGCTCCGCCACGGCCCCTTCGCGGGCCGCTGGGCTCTGCCCGGCGGGCGCGTCCGGGTGGACGAGTCGCTCGACGCCGCGGCCGGCCGTGAGCTCGCGGCCCAGACCGGCATCCGCGACATCTATCTCGAGCAGCTCTATACCTTCGGAAGCCCCGGGCGGGATCCCGCCGGACGCGTCGTGTCGGTGGCCTACGTGGCGCTCATCGCGCACGGCGGCCGCTTCCCGCCGCGGCCGGCGGGCGAGAAGTACGCGGCGGCTGCCTGGCGGCCGGTCCGCGGGCTGCCGCCGCTCGCCTACGACCATGCCGCCGTCGTCGCCACGGCGGCCGGCCGGCTGCGCGCCAAGCTCGAGTACACCAACCTGGTCTACACGCTCCTGCCGCGCCAGTTCACGCTGGGCGAGCTGCAGGAGATGTACGAGACGATCCTCGGGAAGGCGCTGGACCGCCGGAACTTCCGGAAGAGGATCCTCGCGCTCCGACTCCTGCGTCCCGTGGGCCGCGTCCGGCGGGGGCCGCACCGCCCGGCGGCGCTGTATGCGTTTCGCCACCGGCGGCCGATGATTCTATGATTCCATGCGCTCGCGGTGCCACGCTCGTTGCTCTCGTTGCACTGCCCGTGGCGGCGCGCGCGGCGGCGCCGACCTTCAGCGTCGACTACGTGGTCACCATCGGCCGCGGGGACCCGGGGCACGCGCACGTGCGCTGGCTGCTGGCGGGCATCGACGAGATCGAGGCCATCCGGCTCGTCTTCCGCGACGAGCGCACGACCCGGGTGACCGGTACGGGCACGCTCGTCTGGCACGACCGCACGCTCCTCTGGACGCCCGGGGGGCCGTACGCACACCTCGCCTACACGGTGGCCATCGATCACCGCCGGCCGCCCGGCACGCACTTCGACAGCCACGCCGAGCGCGACTGGGTCGCGACGCGCGCGCTGCACCTCTTTCCGGAGATCAACGTCCGCTTCCGCCCCGGCACCGTGCGGGCGAAGTCGCGAGCGCGGCTCGTCTTCCGGCTGCCGCGGGGCTGGCGCGTTGCCGCGGCGGCGCGCCGGCTCGCGGACGACACCTTCGCGGTCGAAGAGCCGGCGAAGCGGTTCGACCGCCCGCGCGGCTGGTTCGCGCTCGGCCGTATCGCCCGACACAGCCGGCTGATCGCCGGCCTGCCGGTGACCGTCGCCGTCGCGCCGGGCTCCGCCCTCGACGCGCGGCGCCTGCTCCGTCTGTACGCGCGCACCCTCCCCCTTCTCGCGTCCGTCCTCGGTCCGCCGCCGCCGCGCCTCCTCGTGGTGAGCGCACCCGATCCGATGTGGCACGGGGGCCTTTCGGGCGAGGATTCCTTCTTCGTGAACGGCCACATCCCGCTCCGCTCCGCGGACAAGACGAGCACCTACCTGCACGAGCTCTTCCACGTCTGGCAGCCCTTTCGCCCGAAGGCCGACGGACGCTGGATCTCCGAAGGGCTCGCGGAGTATTACTCGCTCGCGCTCCAGCATCGTGCGGGGCGGCTCTCCGACCGGAGCTTCGCGCGCGGCATCCGCCTGTTCGCCCGCTACGGCCGCTGGGGCGTCGACCTCTCGCGCACCCGGCACCCGGCCGCGCTCAACAACAGCGCCCCGCTCGTCATGTATTGGATCGATCGGGAGATCCGGCGCGTGACGGATGGGCATCGGACGCTCGACGACGCCGTGCGTACGCTCGCCGACGAGCGGGCGCGGCTCTCGACGGCAAGCTTTCTGCGCGCCGTCAATCGGACGGCCAACCGCGATTTCACGCCGCTTTTCCGTCGCCACGTCTACCGCGGCGAACGGCCGCCGGTGGCCGAGATACCTGCCGGGAATTGACCGCCTGGCGCGGCGCGCGCACAATAGGCAGCCGCATGCGCTCCTCGCGTTTGATCGTCGTGTCCAATCGTGCGCCGCTCGAGATGGTGCGCGGCCCGCAGGGCGTGCGCGCGCTGCGCACGGTGGGCGGTCTCGCCGCCGCCCTCGACGACGCGCTGCGCGTCCACGGCGGGACCTGGATCGCCTGGGTCGGGCAGCACGCGCACGACGAGCTCCGTCCCGAGACGACGGGGCTCGCCTACCCGATCCGCGCGGTCCGCCTGAAGGAGCGCGAGGTCAGCCACTACTACGCGGGATTCTCGAACCAGGTGCTGTGGCCGCTGTGCCACATGTTCCCGAGCCGCTGCCGCATCCAGCAGAGCTACTGGACCGCCTACCGGGCGGCCAACGAGCGCTTCGCGGCGGTCGTGCAGGCCAGCGTGACGCCCGGCGACCTCGTCTGGATCCACGACTTCCACCTCTGCCTCGTGCCCGGGCTCCTGCGCGCCGCCGGCGTCCGCGCCCGGCTCGGCGTCTTCTGGCACATCCCGTTCCCGCCGCCGACGGTCTTCGGCATCCTGCGCTGGCGCGAGGAGCTGCTCGGCGGCCTGCTCGGAGCCGACCTGCTCGGCTTCCAGACCGACGCGGACGTCCGCAACTTCCTCGCCAGTGTGCGCCAGTACCTCGACGTGCCCGTGGTCGACGACCCGCCCACCGTCCGCCTGCCGGGCCG contains:
- the nadA gene encoding quinolinate synthase NadA, translating into MDSLAAPTGPALETLLAPLGDVTYTADRCAALADVMAEIQALKGERHAVILAHNYQRPEIFEIADFVGDSLELARRATRVEAETIVFCGVHFMAETAKILNPTRRVLLPDLRAGCSLADSVTAEDLAERKARLRAIYPDLAVVGYVNTTADVKAECDACCTSSNAVRVVEGLPSEHILFVPDQNLAAYVQSQTRKSIIAWDGNCYVHHQITPEQISAVKAALPHVQVLAHPECRRDVLALADAVLSTSGMVRYARESEAREFLVVTECGLSDRLLLEVPGKKFYKSCKLCHYMKMITLEGTRDALRDLEPEIVLAEDVRVRAARALERMFELGG
- a CDS encoding NUDIX hydrolase — translated: MTALPASAAAPVVAVDVAVFTVLDGALHVLLVKLRHGPFAGRWALPGGRVRVDESLDAAAGRELAAQTGIRDIYLEQLYTFGSPGRDPAGRVVSVAYVALIAHGGRFPPRPAGEKYAAAAWRPVRGLPPLAYDHAAVVATAAGRLRAKLEYTNLVYTLLPRQFTLGELQEMYETILGKALDRRNFRKRILALRLLRPVGRVRRGPHRPAALYAFRHRRPMIL